The following proteins are encoded in a genomic region of Phycisphaera sp.:
- a CDS encoding recombinase family protein, translated as MKTIRCAIYTRKSTEEGLDQAFNSLDAQREAGLDYIKSQKHEGWKAVPAHYDDGGFSGGTMKRPGLAQLMDDIDKGGVDVVVVYKVDRLSRSLGDFAQMMQLFDEKQVSFVSVTQQFNTTTSMGRLTLNMLLSFAQFERDVAGERIRDKIAATKKKGYWVCGQPPLGYRLQRDDEPRGLYVIPDEAKLVRVIFNRFIKLRSPIAVAEELNNAGHTTKQWTSSTGRVHGGKPLTQKYIHKILTNPTYIGKVTHTRNGHTEIHDAATSPSSIKRHGITHAAASAPGIRTLFSGGPIRTCSRASSVPKTASLLARRASTGHWPSAALPTPATARSASSATT; from the coding sequence ATGAAGACCATCCGTTGCGCGATCTACACCCGCAAGTCCACCGAGGAGGGGCTCGACCAAGCGTTCAACTCGCTCGATGCCCAGCGCGAGGCCGGGCTGGATTACATCAAGAGCCAGAAGCACGAGGGCTGGAAGGCAGTCCCGGCGCACTACGATGATGGTGGATTCTCGGGCGGCACTATGAAGCGACCCGGACTTGCGCAACTCATGGATGACATCGACAAGGGAGGTGTTGATGTTGTTGTGGTGTACAAGGTCGATCGTCTCAGCCGCTCGCTTGGCGACTTCGCCCAGATGATGCAGCTGTTCGACGAGAAGCAAGTCTCGTTCGTCTCGGTGACGCAGCAGTTCAACACAACGACCTCGATGGGTCGGCTCACGCTGAACATGCTACTGAGCTTCGCCCAGTTCGAGCGCGACGTGGCGGGCGAGCGCATCCGCGACAAGATCGCTGCGACCAAGAAGAAGGGCTATTGGGTCTGCGGCCAGCCACCGCTTGGCTACCGCCTCCAACGAGACGACGAGCCGCGAGGGCTCTACGTCATTCCCGACGAAGCGAAACTTGTTCGTGTAATCTTCAACCGTTTCATCAAGCTGAGATCACCGATCGCGGTCGCTGAAGAGCTCAACAATGCCGGCCACACCACGAAGCAGTGGACCAGCAGTACCGGTCGCGTTCACGGTGGTAAGCCGTTGACGCAGAAGTACATCCACAAGATCCTCACGAACCCGACCTATATCGGCAAGGTTACCCACACCCGGAACGGTCACACCGAGATCCATGACGCCGCCACAAGCCCATCATCGATCAAGCGACATGGGATCACGCACGCGGCTGCATCAGCGCCAGGGATAAGAACACTCTTCAGCGGTGGACCCATCCGCACCTGCTCAAGGGCAAGCTCCGTACCGAAGACGGCTTCGCTATTAGCCCGACGAGCATCCACCGGCCACTGGCCAAGTGCGGCACTGCCAACCCCAGCAACGGCCAGAAGCGCATCATCCGCTACTACGTGA
- a CDS encoding integrin alpha: MRTDGTVRSYTKISNFSGDLGVTLEPGDFFGYSLALLGDVDGDGVRDLAIGAPNDDDGGSNAGAIYVLFMQPDGTVKITSKISNSAGGLGDILSAGDQFGQAAGCSGDLDGDGLVELLVGAPNDGTTGTRAGAAYVISLTAAGTASAVRKIDGDDVPVLPGDSFGGRHICSLGDVNGDGHPDLAVGAFLDDGSGRDRGAFWVVMLDETLAPIAATEIGDGAGGFDGELNDDDIFGMALAPLGDWDGDGVPDIIVGSNRDDDGGEDRGAVFVCFLQTDGSVREWFKISELTHPDELPIVDGDRFGRAMGFVGDLRGDGSMSVVAGAGAGPVTGGAVVLLHLTKSCQSLADLDGDGELTLFDFLAFQNAFDAGDPIADFDGNGVLNIFDFLNFQNQFADGC, translated from the coding sequence ATGCGCACCGACGGCACGGTGCGCAGCTATACCAAAATATCGAACTTCTCCGGCGATCTGGGCGTGACGCTCGAGCCGGGGGATTTCTTTGGTTATTCTCTCGCACTCCTCGGGGATGTCGACGGTGATGGCGTGCGGGATCTTGCGATTGGTGCCCCGAACGATGACGACGGGGGATCCAACGCAGGGGCGATCTATGTGCTATTCATGCAGCCGGATGGGACGGTCAAGATCACAAGTAAGATCTCAAATTCCGCCGGCGGACTCGGCGATATCCTCTCGGCCGGTGACCAGTTCGGACAGGCCGCTGGATGCAGCGGCGATCTCGATGGCGACGGGTTGGTCGAACTTCTCGTCGGCGCTCCCAATGATGGCACCACCGGCACCCGAGCAGGGGCTGCCTACGTGATCTCGCTCACCGCGGCGGGTACAGCCTCGGCGGTCCGCAAGATCGACGGCGACGACGTCCCGGTCCTTCCTGGTGATTCGTTCGGCGGGCGTCATATCTGCTCGCTCGGGGACGTGAACGGCGACGGCCATCCAGACCTCGCGGTCGGCGCTTTCCTCGATGACGGGAGTGGCCGTGATCGTGGCGCGTTCTGGGTCGTCATGCTCGATGAGACACTCGCACCGATCGCGGCCACCGAGATCGGTGATGGTGCAGGCGGATTCGACGGCGAACTCAACGATGATGATATTTTCGGAATGGCACTCGCGCCCCTCGGCGATTGGGATGGTGACGGAGTGCCCGACATCATCGTCGGAAGCAACCGTGATGACGACGGTGGTGAGGACCGTGGCGCAGTATTCGTTTGTTTCCTCCAGACCGACGGCAGCGTGCGAGAATGGTTTAAGATCAGCGAACTAACGCATCCCGACGAACTCCCGATCGTTGATGGCGACCGATTCGGTCGGGCGATGGGTTTCGTCGGCGACTTGCGTGGCGACGGATCGATGAGTGTCGTGGCTGGTGCAGGTGCCGGTCCGGTCACAGGAGGGGCAGTTGTATTGCTGCATCTCACAAAGTCCTGCCAGAGCTTGGCCGACCTCGATGGTGACGGCGAGCTGACGCTGTTCGACTTCCTTGCGTTCCAGAATGCGTTCGATGCTGGCGATCCGATCGCCGACTTCGACGGCAACGGAGTCCTGAACATCTTCGATTTCCTCAATTTCCAGAACCAGTTCGCTGACGGCTGCTGA
- a CDS encoding ECF-type sigma factor: protein MPVQQDHRAEDLLPDVYARLRAIARRSMNGERADHTLGATALVHEAYLRLAGRPQQAGGWANEAHFFVAAAEAMRRVLVDHARGRMRIKRGGDGMAAARKLDPSTLENVSCVAAEAGPEAILALDEAFSRLEQEDPRGAAVVRLRFYAGLSVEQSAVVLGVSDRTIKREWAFARARLFDLLSVPAEEQES, encoded by the coding sequence ATGCCAGTACAGCAAGACCACCGAGCTGAAGACCTTCTGCCGGATGTCTATGCCCGCCTTCGGGCGATCGCCCGACGATCGATGAACGGTGAGCGGGCCGACCACACGCTCGGGGCGACGGCCTTGGTGCATGAGGCTTATCTGCGGTTGGCCGGGCGACCCCAGCAAGCCGGTGGTTGGGCCAACGAAGCGCACTTCTTCGTGGCCGCGGCCGAAGCGATGCGGCGGGTGCTCGTGGACCACGCGCGTGGCCGCATGCGAATCAAGCGCGGTGGCGATGGGATGGCCGCCGCGCGAAAGCTGGACCCCTCGACGCTCGAAAACGTCTCCTGCGTGGCCGCCGAAGCCGGGCCGGAGGCGATCTTGGCCCTTGATGAGGCATTTTCACGCCTCGAACAAGAGGATCCCCGCGGAGCGGCCGTGGTGCGGCTGCGCTTCTATGCCGGCCTGAGCGTGGAACAGAGCGCGGTCGTGCTGGGCGTGAGTGATCGGACGATCAAACGGGAGTGGGCCTTCGCCCGTGCCCGGCTGTTCGACCTGCTGAGTGTTCCGGCCGAAGAACAGGAGTCATGA
- a CDS encoding protein kinase, giving the protein MDERRLTVDAKLIFAEAMELPDDQREAYIARACGDRSDLRSFVERLLAANDQAGRFMHTPTGGGHPPAGTGSDQPVGADRSSSIRRRVGSFELVRRIGEGAFGEVYLANQLEPIRRDVAVKLLREGLDSRYVVSRFEAERQALAMLDHPNIARLLDAGTSDDGRPFFAMDLVRGTRITEHADANRLNLRERVRLLIGACRGVQHAHEAGLIHRDLKPANILVEVRDDRAIARVIDFGIARAVRSSIDATNQTLHGQVLGTPAYMSPEQARGGADVDSRADVYSLGCVLYELLTGTTPLEASELRGAPQGDLHRAIAERTLTLPSDRMQAMGDGVRAIARLRNVESSGIGRLLRGELDWICACALDRESQNRYATAGALADDLERWLDGRHITAAPKRQRVARARRLAIRNATRLRWTGGIAAVLALGFVWGAGWVPGVPGVRELMQRSVETYSSGQRYGLPRGAWVNGMSVNRAGGVYSLVGGGRDNRAGADHAVVGGGRGNIAAGDAATVGGGFQNHALDRHNSISGGFKNLTRGSSATVGGGESNTASAYASVVPGGMLNEASGYATFAAGAGAVASDFGSFVWSDKGDPNERYSDGDESQPSQGSRSFTARALGGFHLFTQYGTKALLRHGEGSWSHNLADESRVDREPVDSETVLDALAALQLETFRYHQQDATLADGEPIRHLAPGGEAFHAAFGLGIPDGHVTSADLDGVALAAIQGLIERLELQQRQIELQQSQLRTQSERIAELERRNAGG; this is encoded by the coding sequence ATGGACGAGCGCAGGTTGACGGTCGACGCGAAGCTCATTTTTGCCGAAGCGATGGAATTGCCCGACGACCAGCGCGAGGCCTACATCGCGCGCGCCTGCGGTGATCGGTCGGATCTGCGGTCCTTTGTCGAGCGTTTGCTGGCCGCCAACGACCAGGCAGGTAGGTTCATGCACACCCCCACCGGCGGCGGCCACCCCCCGGCCGGCACAGGGAGCGACCAGCCGGTAGGCGCAGACCGCTCATCGTCAATTCGCCGGCGGGTTGGCTCGTTCGAGTTGGTGCGGCGGATTGGCGAGGGGGCGTTCGGTGAGGTCTATCTGGCGAACCAGTTGGAGCCCATCAGGCGCGATGTGGCTGTCAAGTTGTTGCGTGAGGGCCTCGATTCACGGTACGTGGTCTCGAGGTTCGAGGCCGAGCGTCAGGCCCTGGCGATGCTCGACCATCCGAACATCGCTCGGCTCCTCGACGCCGGCACCAGCGATGACGGGCGGCCCTTCTTCGCGATGGACCTCGTTCGCGGTACGCGGATCACCGAGCACGCCGACGCGAACCGCTTGAACCTCCGCGAGCGCGTGCGCCTGCTGATCGGGGCCTGCCGGGGCGTGCAGCACGCCCACGAGGCGGGCCTGATCCACCGCGATCTGAAGCCGGCCAACATCCTGGTCGAAGTTCGCGATGACCGTGCGATCGCCCGGGTGATCGACTTTGGCATCGCTCGGGCGGTGCGTTCCAGCATCGACGCAACCAACCAGACCTTGCACGGCCAGGTCTTGGGCACGCCCGCATACATGAGCCCCGAGCAGGCGCGCGGCGGGGCCGATGTGGACTCACGCGCAGATGTTTATTCGTTGGGCTGCGTGTTGTACGAACTGCTCACCGGCACCACGCCCCTGGAGGCATCGGAACTCCGCGGGGCGCCCCAAGGCGACCTGCATCGGGCGATCGCCGAGCGCACGCTCACGCTGCCGAGCGATCGCATGCAGGCGATGGGCGACGGCGTGCGTGCCATCGCACGGCTGCGCAACGTTGAGTCGTCCGGTATCGGGCGTTTGCTCCGTGGCGAGCTCGACTGGATCTGCGCGTGCGCGCTCGATCGAGAGTCTCAGAATCGCTACGCCACCGCCGGCGCGCTCGCCGACGATCTGGAGCGATGGCTCGACGGGCGGCACATCACCGCGGCACCCAAGCGACAGCGGGTAGCCCGGGCACGGCGCCTGGCGATACGCAACGCAACTCGGTTACGCTGGACGGGCGGGATCGCCGCAGTCCTGGCGCTCGGATTCGTGTGGGGTGCCGGATGGGTGCCCGGAGTTCCGGGGGTTCGGGAACTCATGCAGCGCAGCGTCGAGACCTACTCCAGCGGGCAGCGATACGGATTGCCCCGCGGCGCGTGGGTGAACGGCATGAGCGTCAACCGAGCGGGTGGGGTGTACTCGCTGGTCGGCGGTGGCCGGGACAACCGTGCCGGGGCCGACCATGCCGTGGTTGGAGGCGGGCGGGGCAATATCGCGGCGGGAGACGCTGCCACCGTCGGCGGCGGATTCCAGAACCACGCGTTGGATCGCCACAACTCGATCTCGGGAGGTTTCAAGAACCTGACCAGAGGATCGTCGGCAACCGTCGGCGGTGGCGAGAGCAATACCGCCTCGGCGTACGCGTCGGTCGTCCCCGGCGGGATGCTCAACGAGGCGAGCGGGTACGCCACCTTCGCGGCGGGTGCGGGCGCGGTTGCATCGGACTTTGGTTCGTTCGTGTGGTCCGACAAGGGGGATCCCAACGAACGCTACTCCGATGGGGATGAGTCTCAGCCGTCGCAGGGCAGTCGTTCATTTACAGCGCGGGCCCTGGGTGGCTTCCACCTCTTTACCCAGTACGGCACCAAGGCCCTGCTCCGCCATGGCGAGGGATCCTGGAGCCACAACCTCGCCGACGAATCCCGGGTTGATCGTGAGCCGGTCGATTCAGAAACTGTTCTCGATGCGCTGGCGGCACTCCAGTTGGAGACCTTCCGCTACCACCAGCAGGACGCCACGCTCGCCGACGGCGAGCCCATCCGGCACCTTGCCCCGGGGGGCGAGGCCTTCCATGCTGCGTTCGGCCTGGGCATCCCCGACGGTCACGTCACGAGCGCTGACCTGGACGGCGTGGCCCTGGCTGCGATCCAGGGGCTGATCGAGCGGCTTGAACTGCAACAGCGTCAGATCGAGCTCCAGCAGTCCCAGTTGCGAACACAGTCCGAGCGCATTGCCGAGCTCGAGCGGCGAAACGCGGGCGGCTGA
- a CDS encoding IS3 family transposase (programmed frameshift) — translation MKKSRFTEEQIAFALRQAEGGTPVREVCRKLGVSEQTFYRWKKKFAGMGVAEVRRLKALEEENRKLKQLVADLSLDKHILQDALKGKALRPGRRREMVKRTRSAYGVSERRACEVLRHPRATQRYESVKDDQATLRSRIREIAGVHVTWGYQRIWIKLRREGWCVNRKRIYRLYREEGLCVGRHKPRRHRSGVTRPELTKATHANESWSMDFMSDQLFDGRRFRLLTIVDDFTRESLAIEVASGLRGDDVARVLDRIKAKRGALPVKIRVDNGSEFTSKRLDQWAYLNGVRLDFSRPGKPTDNGLIEAFNGRIRAECLNENWFLSLDDAREKIAAWRLHYNRDRPHSALGSLAPEEFAVSSGQADPAG, via the exons ATGAAGAAGAGCAGATTTACCGAGGAGCAGATCGCGTTCGCGCTCAGGCAAGCCGAGGGTGGCACGCCCGTGCGAGAGGTCTGCCGGAAGCTGGGTGTTTCTGAGCAGACCTTCTATCGGTGGAAGAAGAAGTTCGCCGGGATGGGCGTGGCCGAGGTGCGTCGGCTGAAGGCACTCGAGGAAGAGAATCGCAAGCTGAAACAGCTCGTCGCGGATCTCAGTCTCGACAAGCACATCCTCCAGGACGCCCTCAAGG GGAAAGCTCTGAGGCCTGGTCGTCGCCGCGAGATGGTGAAGCGGACGCGGTCGGCGTATGGCGTAAGCGAACGTCGTGCGTGCGAGGTGCTCCGCCATCCCCGCGCCACACAACGCTACGAGAGCGTCAAGGACGATCAGGCCACACTGCGGAGCCGCATCCGCGAGATCGCGGGTGTGCATGTCACGTGGGGCTACCAACGGATCTGGATCAAGCTTCGTCGGGAGGGCTGGTGTGTGAATCGCAAGCGGATCTACAGGCTCTATCGGGAAGAGGGCCTCTGTGTTGGCCGGCACAAGCCGCGTCGGCATCGGAGCGGCGTGACACGGCCCGAATTGACCAAGGCGACTCACGCCAATGAGAGCTGGAGCATGGATTTCATGTCGGATCAGCTCTTCGATGGCCGCCGCTTCCGCCTGCTGACGATAGTGGATGACTTCACACGCGAGAGCCTGGCGATCGAGGTGGCCAGCGGCTTGCGTGGCGACGATGTCGCCCGCGTGCTGGATCGGATCAAGGCCAAACGAGGTGCACTACCAGTGAAGATTCGCGTGGACAATGGCAGCGAGTTTACCAGCAAACGCCTGGACCAGTGGGCGTACCTGAACGGCGTGCGCTTGGACTTCAGCCGGCCCGGAAAGCCTACAGACAACGGGCTGATCGAGGCCTTCAACGGGCGGATCCGCGCCGAGTGCCTCAACGAGAACTGGTTTCTTTCACTTGACGATGCCAGGGAGAAGATCGCAGCCTGGCGGCTACATTACAATCGGGACAGACCACACAGCGCCTTGGGAAGCCTGGCCCCCGAGGAATTCGCTGTATCATCCGGCCAGGCGGACCCGGCCGGATGA